Sequence from the Fusobacterium sp. IOR10 genome:
CCTTTGTTTATTAAAAAATTTCTAACTTTACTCTCTGATTCTTTCAATGAATCATATAGACTTTCTAAATCATTTGAATTAGTTATGTATTCTATTGGCATTAACACTGTATCAGCTAAAAAATCCTTTTCTGATAAACCTTTAACTGTAACCACTCTTTCATATTCCTTTATTTTAACTGCTGATTTTCCTCCTAAATATCCTAAAGATGAAAATCCAATAATTATACATATTCCCAATATCCAAGCCCAAAGATTATTTTTTTTATCCATACATCCTCCTTGTATAATTAAATTAAAAATAAAAGCATTACAATATATATAATTATATCATAATGCTTTTATTTTTTATTAAATATTTAACAATTATTCTCCGAACCATTTAACATATATTTTTTTATAAGTTCCATCTAATTTCATTTCATCAATTATTTTATCTATTTCTTCTCTAAGGGAATTATCTTCTTTTCTAAAAGCTATTCCTGAAGCATCTCCTTCTAAAATACTTTCACTAGACATTGCCAATGTTTTGTTTTTAGAATTATAATATCCTCCTGCTGAAGAAGCTGCAACAACTGCATCTAATCTTCCTGCTTCTAAATCCATAAGAGATTCAATTAATGTTCCATATTTTTTAACTTTTTTGATTCTAGGAAAAACTGCAGTTTCTTGAAGTGCAAAGTCCCCTGTACTTCCAAGTTGTAATCCTACTATTTTACCAGCTAGTTCGTCTATTTTAGAAATTTTATTATCTTTCTTTGAAAAAATTACTTGTCCACCTTGGTAATATGGTTTAGAAAAAGAAGCTTGCTTTTCTCTTGCTGGAGTTATTGACATTCCGCTCCATACCATATCTATTTTACCACTTTTAAGTTCAAATAAAATTCCATCCCATTCACAAGGTTTTAATTCTAATTTAACACCCATTCTTTTAGCTGTTTCCTTTGCTAAATCAATATCAAAACCAACAATTTCACCTTTATCATCTCTAAATCCCATTGGGGCAAATGTATCATCTAGTCCAACTATAAATTTTCCATTTTCCTTAACTCTTTCTAAAGAATTATCCTTGGAAAAACTCACTACTGAAATTCCTAGAATTAGTAACATCACCATTATTAATTTTTTCATTTTTTCCCTCCT
This genomic interval carries:
- a CDS encoding SIMPL domain-containing protein (The SIMPL domain is named for its presence in mouse protein SIMPL (signalling molecule that associates with mouse pelle-like kinase). Bacterial member BP26, from Brucella, was shown to assemble into a channel-like structure, while YggE from E. coli has been associated with resistance to oxidative stress.) yields the protein MDKKNNLWAWILGICIIIGFSSLGYLGGKSAVKIKEYERVVTVKGLSEKDFLADTVLMPIEYITNSNDLESLYDSLKESESKVRNFLINKGIDDKEISVSNIEIEDRSRYSNGEKLDFIYLGTQKITVYTKKVEKINNIKKELQELLKEGVYLSGNQYTSHIELVAKFTLNKPEVK
- a CDS encoding amino acid ABC transporter substrate-binding protein — its product is MKKLIMVMLLILGISVVSFSKDNSLERVKENGKFIVGLDDTFAPMGFRDDKGEIVGFDIDLAKETAKRMGVKLELKPCEWDGILFELKSGKIDMVWSGMSITPAREKQASFSKPYYQGGQVIFSKKDNKISKIDELAGKIVGLQLGSTGDFALQETAVFPRIKKVKKYGTLIESLMDLEAGRLDAVVAASSAGGYYNSKNKTLAMSSESILEGDASGIAFRKEDNSLREEIDKIIDEMKLDGTYKKIYVKWFGE